CGAGACCGCAGTGGCACCGCTGGACGATGCCATGGTGCGCAAGGTCATTGAAGGCGCTTTATTGGCTGCCGGTCAACCCATGACCGTGGCCAAATTGTTAGAACTTTTTGCCGTTGACGAAGACCGCGAGCCGCCGGCCAAAGACCTGGTGCAGGCGATGCTCGAAGATATCGCCGCCGATTGTGACGGCCGTGGTTTTGAACTGGTGGAAGTGGGTAGCGGTTGGCGCTTTCAGGTGCGCGCCGAAACTGCTCCCTGGGTGAACCGCTTATGGGAAGAGAAACCGCAAAAATATTCGCGCGCGTTATTGGAAACATTGGCATTGATTGCCTACCGTCAACCCATTACCCGGGGTGACATAGAAGAAATCCGTGGCGTGGCCGTCAGCTCGCACATTATCAAGACCCTGACCGAGCGCGAATGGGTAAAAGTGGTAGGGCATCGCGATGTGCCCGGCCGCCCGAGCCTGTATGCCACCACCCGGCAATTTCTGGATTATTTCAATCTGAAAAGCCTGGAGGATTTGCCGTCTTTGTCGGAATTGCGCGATTTTGAAGAATTGAATCAATCGCTGGATCTGGACGACTCTGAAAAAGAAGCGCTGGCTGAAGCGGAAGAGCGCGATGGCATAGAAGAAGCGCAAACCGAAGTTGCAGAGGCCGCCGCTGAAGGCAACACTGAATCAGCAGAAGCAGAAGCAGAAGCAGAAGCAGAAGCAGAAGCAGAAGCAGAAGCAGAAGCAGAAGCAGAAGCAGAAGCAGAAGCAGAAGCAGAAGCAGAAGCAGAAGCAGAAACATCAATAGAAAGTACCGGGCACGACAACCCCGTTGAACACACCGAATCAGAGCAGACGCCACAATCATGAGTAACCCGTCCGAACCAAAAACGCTGCACACGGACAGTGGCGAAAAATTGCAAAAAGTACTCGCACGCGCGGGCGTTGGCTCTCGCCGTGAAATGGAGCGGATGATCGAGGCTGGCCGCGTAGAGGTGGATGGCAAAGTGGCAACACTGGGCGACCGGGTGCAGGCCGATGCGCGCATCCGGGTCGATGGCAAGCCCGTAACCACATCCGATGGTCAGGTGACCCGGCGCGTGCTGCTCTACAACAAGCCGGAAGGTGAAATCTGCTCCCGCTCCGACCCCGAAGGTCGCCGTACCGTGTACGATCGGTTGCCGCCGCTGCGCGGGGAACGCTGGATATCCGTGGGTCGGCTGGATTTCAATACCAGTGGGTTGTTGCTGTTCACCAACGACGGCGAGCTGGCCAATAAGCTGATGCACCCGTCCTCGGTGATCGATCGCGAATACCTGGTACGGATTCAGGGCGAAGTGGATGACGATATGCGTCAGCGCCTGCTCGATGGCGTGCTGCTGGAAGATGGCGTGGCAAAGTTCACCGATATCGTAGACGGTGCCGGTGAAGGTCGTAACCGCTGGTTTTATTGTGTGGTAATGGAAGGCCGCAACCGCGAAGTACGGCGCCTGTGGGAATCCCAGGGAGTGCGTGTCAGCCGCCTGAAGCGGGTGCGCTATGGTAACTGCTTTATTCCCTCGCACGTGCGTGTGGGGCAGTGGATTGAGCTGAACGACAAAGAAATCAAAGATTTGTGCGATACCGCTGGCATCAAGCACAAACGTCAGCGGGAAACCGTGGAGCACAAGGAAACCCGCGAGCGCCACGAACGAAAACTGCGTAAATCCCCCGGTCGTAAACCGCAAGCGCGGCAATTGAAGAAGGCGCGCCCGGAGTAAGCTGTGATCTATCCGACGCAACCGGCTGGTCTGTTTTCATACCCCCGCTTCTGGGCCGAGTGTTACGGCCCGGCGCCATTTTTACCCATGTCCCGGGCCGAGATGGATCAATTGGGCTGGGACAGCTGCGACATTATCATCGTGTGCGGCGATGCCTATGTGGATCATCCCAGTTTTGGCATGGCGGTGATTGGCCGCTTTCTGGAAAGCCAGGGCTTCCGCGTGGGCCTGATTTGCCAACCTGACTGGACCCGAGTTGATCCGTTCCGTGAGCTCGGTAAACCCAACCTGTTTTTTGGTGTCAGTGCGGGCAATATGGATTCCATGATCAACCGTTACACCGCCGATAAAAAAGTCCGCAATGACGACGCCTACACGCCTGGCGGGGTGGGCGGCAAGCGGCCAGACCGTGCCGTGCTGGTGTATTCCCAGCGCTGCAAGGAAGCCTACAGCGATGTGCCGGTGGTCTTGGGGGGTATTGAAGCCAGCCTGCGTCGCATTGCCCAGTACGACTACTGGAGCGATCAGGTGCGCCGTTCGGTGTTGGTGGATGCCACGGCGGATATTTTATTGTACGGCAATGCCGAGCGCGCGATCGCAGACATTGCCCATGGCCTGGCGGCCGGCAAAACCATTGATCAGTTAAGCCATCTGCGCGGCACGGCGGTGGTGCGCAGATCGCCCCCCGGTGGCTGGACCGAAATTGATTCCTCGCGTATCGATTGGCCCGGGCATATTGATCAGCTGCCCAACCCCTACGATTATCAAAGTGGCGACGACAGCAACGACACCCAGGCCGGGAAAAAAGCGGGCGAGTTATCGGGGGCTGTGATGAACACGGCGCCCGCCTGCCAGCAAAATGTGTTGGCTTCGCAAGATGACGTGCAACCGGTGCGCATCATTCCCATGCCCTTAGCCGGGCGTTCGGTGAAAGATGAGAATACCTATATCCGCTTGCCCAGTTTTGAAAAGGTCCGCAATGACCCGGTACTCTACGCCCATGCGTCGCGTGTATTGCACCAGGAATCCAATCCCTACAATGCGCGTGCATTGATTCAGAAGCACGGTAACCGGGAAGTGTGGATTAATCCGCCGGCCATGCCGTTGAGTACGGAAGAGATCGACGGCGTATTTGATCTGCCCTATGCGCGGGTGCCACACCCCAGCTATGGCAAGGCAAAAATTCCCGCCTATGACATGATCAAAACCTCGGTCAATATCATGCGCGGGTGCTTTGGCGGTTGTACTTTCTGCTCGATTACCGAACACGAAGGCCGCATTATCCAAAGCCGTTCCGAAGCCAGCATCCTGCGCGAAATTGAAGATATGCGCGACAAGGTGCCGGGCTTTACCGGCCATGTATCGGATCTGGGTGGCCCCACAGCCAATATGTACCGGCTGGAATGCAAATCAGAAAAAATTCTCGCCAGCTGTCGCCGGTTGAGCTGTGTTTACCCGACAGTGTGCAAAAACCTGATCACCAGTCATAAGCACACCACCGAGCTCTACCGCAAAGCGCGCGCAATCCCGGGGGTGAATCGCATCAGTATTGCCTCCGGGCTGCGTTACGATCTGGCGGTGCTGGACCCGGAGTACGTCAAGGAACTGGTCACCCATCACGTGGGCGGCATGCTGAAAATCGCACCCGAACACACGGAAGAGCGGCCGCTGTCGATGATGATGAAGCCGAAAATGAGCAGTTATCAGGCATTCAAGAAAATGTTTGATAAGTACTCAAAAGAGGCGGGCAAGACCCAGTATCTGGTGCCGTACTTTATTGCCGCTCACCCCGGCACTGAAGACGAGGATATGCTCAATCTTGCGCTGTGGTTAAAGCAGAATAATTTTGAAGTGGATCAGG
This region of Simiduia agarivorans SA1 = DSM 21679 genomic DNA includes:
- the scpB gene encoding SMC-Scp complex subunit ScpB, whose product is MTDVVETPEAETEEVVETAVAPLDDAMVRKVIEGALLAAGQPMTVAKLLELFAVDEDREPPAKDLVQAMLEDIAADCDGRGFELVEVGSGWRFQVRAETAPWVNRLWEEKPQKYSRALLETLALIAYRQPITRGDIEEIRGVAVSSHIIKTLTEREWVKVVGHRDVPGRPSLYATTRQFLDYFNLKSLEDLPSLSELRDFEELNQSLDLDDSEKEALAEAEERDGIEEAQTEVAEAAAEGNTESAEAEAEAEAEAEAEAEAEAEAEAEAEAEAEAEAEAETSIESTGHDNPVEHTESEQTPQS
- the rluB gene encoding 23S rRNA pseudouridine(2605) synthase RluB, with amino-acid sequence MSNPSEPKTLHTDSGEKLQKVLARAGVGSRREMERMIEAGRVEVDGKVATLGDRVQADARIRVDGKPVTTSDGQVTRRVLLYNKPEGEICSRSDPEGRRTVYDRLPPLRGERWISVGRLDFNTSGLLLFTNDGELANKLMHPSSVIDREYLVRIQGEVDDDMRQRLLDGVLLEDGVAKFTDIVDGAGEGRNRWFYCVVMEGRNREVRRLWESQGVRVSRLKRVRYGNCFIPSHVRVGQWIELNDKEIKDLCDTAGIKHKRQRETVEHKETRERHERKLRKSPGRKPQARQLKKARPE